One Proteinivorax tanatarense DNA segment encodes these proteins:
- a CDS encoding cob(I)yrinic acid a,c-diamide adenosyltransferase: protein MFKGLIQVYTGNSKGKTTAALGLSLRAIGHGYKVYFLQFMKGSNYYGEISTLNKLSPQIEHAQFGRPCRNGGLIKEGLSTCIACGKCFIKKGDDISQDKEEMKKALDFSLDIITSEDYNIVVLDEILNCIYFDIITEDELLNLLSKKPSTVELVLTGRNATENIISKADLVTNMGQVKHPFEQGVMARRGIEY, encoded by the coding sequence ATGTTTAAAGGATTAATACAAGTTTACACAGGCAATTCTAAAGGAAAAACTACAGCAGCTTTGGGCCTTTCTTTGAGAGCAATTGGACATGGGTATAAAGTATATTTTTTGCAATTCATGAAAGGGAGTAATTATTATGGTGAAATTTCTACGTTAAACAAGCTTTCTCCCCAGATCGAACATGCTCAATTTGGGAGACCGTGTAGAAATGGAGGACTTATAAAAGAAGGCTTATCTACCTGCATTGCTTGTGGAAAATGTTTTATTAAAAAAGGAGATGATATTTCACAAGATAAGGAAGAAATGAAGAAAGCACTGGATTTTTCCCTTGACATAATTACATCAGAAGATTATAACATAGTAGTACTGGATGAAATTTTAAACTGCATATATTTTGATATAATTACAGAAGATGAGCTTCTTAATCTTCTTAGTAAAAAGCCATCTACAGTAGAACTTGTTTTAACTGGTCGCAACGCTACGGAAAATATAATATCTAAAGCAGACCTTGTTACTAATATGGGACAAGTTAAGCATCCTTTTGAACAAGGTGTTATGGCTAGAAGAGGGATTGAATATTAA
- a CDS encoding ABC transporter ATP-binding protein — protein MIKVSNLTVNRGNKNIISQFDYFFLDGQFTSILGPNGSGKTTLLKAISGLIPYSGSVQVIERELQDINIAKRAEYMAVLPQTTHIESDLTVYEIVSMGRFYKKQQIFQNLSKDDEVIITEAMEMTEVIKLKQRSFLSLSGGEKQRVLLARALAQQPKILLLDEPTASLDINYQIEILKLLKKLQSKMKITIICVLHDIQLAAEFSGQVLLLNDGKVVDFGKPEQVINKENIRRTFNINTYVYWDSFREKLTLIPIDKEEASDKFLGKIHIIAGGGSAGNILEVLQHKKSELSMGVINIGDSDWHKCKELGIKTITVQPYTPITDDAYKQNVQQISAADFVIFCHTPIGNGNLKNLEALKLANEKGKTIIIVEGEQFTKRDFTDGRQGSKIYEELTKSENVYKVKNVNEMFNLLEVD, from the coding sequence ATGATAAAAGTAAGTAATTTAACTGTTAATAGAGGTAATAAGAATATAATATCTCAATTTGATTACTTTTTTCTAGATGGACAATTTACATCAATACTAGGACCCAATGGTAGTGGTAAAACAACTTTGTTAAAAGCAATTTCTGGACTTATTCCATATTCAGGAAGTGTCCAGGTTATAGAGCGAGAACTTCAAGATATAAATATTGCAAAAAGAGCAGAGTATATGGCTGTTTTACCCCAAACAACCCATATAGAATCAGATTTAACTGTCTATGAAATAGTTAGCATGGGAAGATTCTATAAAAAACAGCAAATTTTTCAAAATCTATCAAAAGATGATGAAGTAATCATTACAGAAGCTATGGAAATGACTGAAGTTATAAAACTAAAACAACGTAGTTTTTTAAGCTTAAGTGGAGGAGAAAAACAAAGGGTACTTTTAGCTCGAGCTTTAGCCCAACAGCCCAAAATTTTATTACTAGATGAACCAACGGCTAGTTTGGATATAAACTATCAAATAGAGATTTTAAAGCTGCTAAAAAAATTACAAAGCAAAATGAAGATTACGATTATATGCGTACTTCATGATATTCAATTAGCTGCTGAATTTTCAGGACAAGTATTATTGTTAAATGACGGAAAAGTTGTTGACTTTGGTAAACCTGAACAAGTAATAAACAAGGAAAATATTCGTAGAACTTTTAACATAAATACTTATGTTTATTGGGATTCTTTTAGAGAAAAACTGACGTTAATACCCATTGATAAAGAAGAAGCATCTGATAAGTTTTTGGGGAAAATTCATATCATTGCAGGAGGGGGGAGCGCTGGAAATATATTGGAAGTTCTTCAACATAAAAAGTCCGAACTTTCAATGGGAGTGATCAATATAGGAGATAGTGACTGGCATAAATGCAAAGAGTTAGGAATAAAAACTATTACAGTGCAACCTTATACTCCTATAACTGACGATGCTTATAAACAGAATGTACAGCAAATATCTGCTGCTGACTTTGTTATTTTTTGTCATACCCCTATAGGTAATGGAAACTTGAAGAATTTAGAGGCATTGAAGCTAGCTAATGAAAAGGGTAAAACAATTATTATAGTTGAAGGAGAACAATTTACCAAAAGAGACTTTACTGATGGAAGGCAAGGGAGTAAAATATATGAAGAGTTAACTAAATCCGAGAATGTTTATAAGGTGAAAAATGTAAATGAAATGTTTAATCTTTTGGAGGTGGACTAA
- a CDS encoding FecCD family ABC transporter permease, translating to MKKIYLISFVALLIAIYLGVAFGATPISISELNLEDFIKFSKQELEDDTPYIIIFRMRLPRVILAFLVGGVLAGCGVAFQSLLKNPLAEPFTLGVSSGAGLGATIGIFLLTSVTSYSLGIPYLISLLAFLTGLITVFIVLAIAKSQGQLKTVNLILAGVVISSTFSALISFIMLFADENMRQIYFWLMGNLNRATWDRIYISLLPMTIGMFIVAFNLKRLNIMQLGDETAQSLGVEVQKVKKIVMLGSTLATAAAVSVSGLIGFVGLIIPHTLRLILGSNVMKIFPLSIIWGGIFLILADLLARMILAPMEIPVGVITALFGGPFFLYLLKSKAKGGRV from the coding sequence GTGAAAAAAATATACTTGATTAGTTTTGTAGCGTTATTAATAGCAATTTATTTAGGGGTTGCCTTTGGGGCCACCCCTATCTCTATTTCTGAACTAAACTTAGAAGATTTTATAAAATTTTCCAAACAGGAGTTAGAAGATGATACTCCCTATATTATTATATTTAGAATGAGACTTCCTAGAGTTATATTAGCTTTTTTAGTTGGAGGGGTGCTAGCTGGTTGTGGAGTTGCTTTTCAAAGTTTGCTAAAAAATCCTTTGGCAGAACCATTTACTTTAGGGGTATCTAGTGGAGCAGGTCTTGGAGCAACTATAGGGATATTTTTATTGACTTCTGTAACGTCCTATTCTTTAGGTATACCTTACTTAATATCACTATTAGCCTTTTTAACTGGACTTATAACTGTTTTTATAGTGTTAGCAATTGCTAAAAGTCAAGGGCAGCTAAAAACTGTTAATTTAATATTAGCTGGTGTAGTAATTAGTTCTACATTTTCTGCACTTATTTCTTTTATAATGTTATTTGCTGATGAAAATATGCGTCAAATATATTTTTGGCTTATGGGAAACCTGAATCGAGCTACATGGGATAGGATATACATATCATTATTACCTATGACCATAGGTATGTTTATAGTAGCTTTTAATTTAAAAAGATTAAATATAATGCAGTTAGGTGATGAAACGGCGCAAAGCTTAGGTGTTGAAGTCCAAAAAGTAAAAAAAATCGTGATGCTGGGCTCTACTTTGGCTACTGCTGCTGCTGTTTCAGTATCTGGGCTTATTGGTTTTGTTGGACTTATCATTCCCCATACCCTACGTTTAATACTAGGATCAAATGTTATGAAGATTTTTCCCTTATCAATTATTTGGGGGGGAATATTTTTAATACTAGCAGATCTTTTAGCCAGAATGATTTTAGCCCCTATGGAAATCCCTGTGGGAGTTATTACAGCTTTATTTGGTGGTCCTTTCTTTTTATACTTATTAAAGTCAAAAGCAAAGGGGGGAAGGGTATGA
- a CDS encoding ABC transporter substrate-binding protein, giving the protein MKKILAICGIIALLLTGCFSSGETDDSESIIDDAGREVNVSDIERVVSLAPSNSEIIASLGQIDKLVGRTDFCNYPEEIMEIPSVGNAFEVNYEKILALNPDLVITMGEQDEIVQRLEEMDIDVMVVNPSSIDEVFEGIEKVAQVLEVEEKGDEVVANLKEEKQNILDEVEESGQTVFVLLDSTALYTVGSNTFYDEIIQLTGATNVGSEREGYWEMSQEKLLEVDPDIIIYSWPPEDELTNLPGWQELTAVKDDNIYQIDDDVTSRPGPRIIEGLKEIHDIVN; this is encoded by the coding sequence ATGAAAAAGATTTTAGCAATTTGTGGTATAATAGCCTTACTTTTAACAGGGTGTTTTTCATCCGGAGAAACCGATGATTCTGAAAGTATAATTGATGATGCTGGTAGAGAGGTAAATGTTTCAGATATAGAAAGGGTGGTATCATTAGCACCAAGTAACAGCGAAATAATTGCTTCCCTTGGACAAATTGATAAACTAGTGGGTAGAACAGATTTTTGTAATTACCCAGAAGAAATTATGGAGATACCTTCAGTTGGTAATGCTTTTGAAGTTAACTATGAAAAGATCCTTGCATTAAACCCAGACTTAGTAATAACTATGGGAGAGCAAGATGAAATTGTTCAAAGGTTAGAAGAAATGGACATAGATGTAATGGTTGTCAATCCAAGTAGTATAGATGAAGTTTTTGAAGGAATAGAAAAAGTGGCTCAAGTTCTGGAAGTTGAAGAAAAGGGTGATGAAGTAGTAGCAAATCTTAAAGAAGAAAAACAAAACATTTTAGATGAAGTGGAAGAATCAGGTCAGACTGTTTTCGTTCTCCTAGATAGTACTGCACTTTACACAGTAGGTTCAAACACCTTTTATGATGAAATAATTCAGCTGACTGGTGCAACAAATGTAGGGTCAGAAAGAGAAGGGTATTGGGAAATGTCACAGGAAAAACTCTTGGAAGTAGACCCAGATATTATAATATACTCCTGGCCCCCTGAGGATGAACTAACAAACCTGCCTGGTTGGCAAGAATTAACTGCAGTTAAAGATGATAATATATACCAGATTGATGATGACGTAACATCTAGACCTGGGCCTAGAATAATAGAAGGCCTTAAAGAGATACATGACATTGTTAATTAG
- the glyS gene encoding glycine--tRNA ligase subunit beta → MSNLILELKFDPILFESQGEAYKAFDNTIRVLLKEYRLDYKNIEIYLDSQHFFLIVDKVPSIQHQKIELIRGPQKNLATTRCGKRNFMYKKFEEQKKGKDGYVTIKTENNNQYFYVEKKLECKRINEIIPSICSRLVKEVPLTYKFPLIIKSIYASYDGEPIKVELNGLKNESAIPETSKKYIERAKEHIDLEAKKQQLLFQINKSLGDNCYPYSDKLLKKSLFYTNNPNLYLGRFDQVFLDLPVEIITEALKYNPNVILLKQDGKLTNRYGILLKVSSLLDATIENIIIEINKKIQKAYKIYSDDIEKDFAKNTEELKNLVFIEDLGTMYDKVQRVKHISLTIVDLLEIGEPISTFTVKGAELCKNDLLTKMVSVHPSLHGEIGKHYSLLWDEEPEVAQGIQEYLYPQKKEDQLPQTMVGSILSIADKLDTIVGCFSSDHGPPESSDPFRIKNKTDAVIKITYQSHMNISLKRLINLSIALYESFHILRQKDKDTLLLKIMSYFNRRFKLLLARKGFNEGVIKSITSNKNTNLTLNYEKAEFLQTKLNSDDIKVAVRIYNRVNNILLNDNIEKIELEFLKDEAEKKLFENLTYCKNQYYDNIEKGELEQAFNQLLNLQESIEKMFNQTYILTDDVAVKKNRLALLGAVKELYLDFCDFSKL, encoded by the coding sequence ATGAGCAATCTTATTCTAGAATTGAAATTTGACCCCATTTTATTTGAAAGTCAAGGTGAGGCATATAAGGCTTTTGATAATACAATAAGAGTTCTCTTGAAAGAATATAGGCTAGACTATAAAAACATAGAAATATATTTAGATTCTCAACACTTTTTTTTAATAGTAGATAAAGTTCCCTCTATCCAACATCAAAAAATTGAGCTTATTAGAGGGCCTCAAAAAAACCTTGCTACAACCCGCTGTGGCAAGAGAAACTTCATGTATAAAAAATTTGAGGAGCAAAAAAAAGGCAAAGATGGTTATGTAACTATTAAAACTGAAAATAACAATCAATATTTTTATGTAGAAAAAAAGTTGGAGTGTAAAAGGATCAACGAAATAATTCCCTCTATATGCAGTCGGTTAGTAAAAGAAGTCCCACTAACTTATAAATTTCCTCTAATTATAAAAAGTATTTACGCATCCTATGATGGAGAACCTATTAAGGTTGAGTTAAATGGACTAAAAAATGAGTCTGCTATTCCCGAGACTTCAAAAAAATATATAGAAAGAGCAAAGGAACACATAGATCTTGAAGCAAAGAAACAACAATTACTGTTTCAAATAAACAAATCCTTAGGAGATAACTGCTATCCATACAGTGACAAGCTTTTAAAGAAAAGCTTATTTTACACAAATAATCCAAACTTATATTTAGGGCGATTTGATCAAGTATTCTTAGACCTGCCTGTTGAAATAATAACAGAGGCTTTAAAATATAACCCTAATGTGATACTTTTAAAACAAGATGGTAAGCTTACAAATAGATATGGCATATTACTCAAAGTAAGCTCATTATTAGATGCTACTATAGAGAATATAATTATAGAAATAAATAAAAAAATACAAAAAGCTTATAAAATATACAGTGATGACATAGAAAAAGATTTTGCCAAAAATACCGAAGAGCTTAAAAACCTTGTGTTTATAGAAGACCTAGGAACTATGTATGATAAAGTTCAAAGAGTTAAGCATATTTCTTTAACCATAGTTGACCTACTAGAAATAGGAGAACCGATTTCTACCTTTACGGTTAAAGGTGCTGAGCTATGCAAGAATGATCTATTGACAAAAATGGTCTCTGTACATCCTTCTTTACATGGTGAAATAGGAAAACATTATTCCTTATTATGGGATGAAGAACCAGAGGTAGCTCAAGGAATACAAGAATACCTGTATCCACAAAAAAAAGAAGACCAATTACCTCAGACCATGGTAGGGTCAATATTGAGTATAGCAGATAAGCTAGATACTATTGTTGGGTGCTTTAGCTCTGATCATGGTCCACCGGAAAGTTCTGATCCTTTTAGAATTAAAAACAAAACTGATGCTGTTATAAAAATCACCTATCAAAGCCACATGAATATATCTTTAAAAAGATTGATCAACCTTTCTATAGCCCTTTATGAGTCTTTTCACATTTTAAGACAAAAGGATAAGGATACCTTATTGCTAAAAATTATGTCTTACTTTAACCGTCGTTTTAAGTTGCTACTTGCTAGAAAAGGCTTTAACGAAGGAGTTATAAAAAGTATTACCTCAAATAAAAACACAAACCTTACACTAAACTATGAAAAAGCAGAATTTTTGCAAACTAAGTTAAACAGCGATGATATTAAAGTGGCAGTAAGAATCTATAATAGAGTAAACAATATCCTATTAAATGATAATATTGAAAAAATTGAACTAGAATTTTTAAAGGATGAAGCAGAAAAAAAGCTCTTTGAAAATTTGACCTATTGTAAAAATCAATATTATGATAATATAGAAAAAGGGGAATTAGAACAAGCATTCAACCAACTTCTTAATTTGCAAGAAAGTATTGAGAAGATGTTTAATCAAACATACATTTTAACGGATGATGTGGCTGTTAAAAAAAATAGATTGGCACTGTTGGGGGCTGTTAAAGAACTGTATTTAGATTTTTGTGACTTTAGCAAACTGTGA
- a CDS encoding glycine--tRNA ligase subunit alpha, which translates to MMFPQKLENFFCNRGFEKQLQYNEERTSYLLHPYLFFNSDSKKYPSVYYFDWLINRRELKYGPQNHDLIARESFTAITNFLNFKSSPCTFYKQALLTMDTINDGNNISFVPTDLSQSAIGIQGYGWEVTLDGRYIGEIVIVEKLAGKQVKEKAVFHFDLTAICVVKKNKSIQIDQELPMYLHNHSSKDVLYDLFDIYMSEATYALRNQLNYTAFNFLVKSILVYEFLVIRGTLSITEKIGYNKKFTELLQTCIQE; encoded by the coding sequence ATGATGTTTCCACAAAAGTTAGAGAATTTTTTTTGCAACCGTGGTTTTGAAAAACAACTTCAATATAACGAAGAACGTACAAGTTATTTACTTCATCCATACCTTTTTTTTAATAGTGATAGCAAAAAATATCCATCTGTTTACTATTTCGACTGGTTAATAAATAGGCGGGAACTAAAATATGGCCCTCAAAACCATGATTTAATAGCTAGGGAGTCTTTTACCGCAATTACAAATTTTCTAAATTTTAAAAGCTCACCTTGTACATTTTATAAACAAGCACTACTGACCATGGATACAATAAATGATGGTAATAATATAAGCTTTGTTCCTACAGATCTTTCGCAAAGCGCTATAGGCATACAAGGGTATGGTTGGGAAGTGACTTTAGATGGTAGATATATCGGAGAGATAGTTATTGTTGAAAAGTTAGCAGGAAAACAAGTAAAGGAAAAGGCTGTCTTTCATTTTGACTTGACTGCGATATGTGTAGTGAAAAAAAATAAAAGTATTCAAATAGACCAGGAGTTACCCATGTATCTTCACAACCATTCTAGTAAAGATGTTTTATACGACTTGTTTGATATTTACATGTCTGAAGCAACTTATGCTTTGAGAAACCAGCTTAACTATACAGCATTTAATTTTTTAGTAAAAAGCATACTAGTTTATGAATTTTTAGTAATAAGGGGAACACTAAGTATTACTGAAAAAATAGGGTATAATAAGAAATTTACAGAGTTATTGCAAACCTGCATACAAGAATAA
- a CDS encoding DUF4342 domain-containing protein produces MDEIRKIEYIIEKTKVSYETAHKVLLNCNGDEIKAVEKIKELNKNSSTYSETITVEGSNLLEKIKEIIREGNVTKIIVKSKKKVMLEIPVTVGAVGVILAPYAAAIGAIAMLVTDCTLEIEKEH; encoded by the coding sequence TTGGATGAAATTCGAAAAATAGAATATATTATCGAAAAAACTAAAGTTAGTTATGAAACAGCCCATAAAGTACTTCTTAATTGTAACGGTGATGAAATAAAAGCTGTAGAAAAAATTAAGGAGCTCAATAAAAATAGCAGTACCTACTCTGAAACAATAACTGTAGAAGGTTCTAATTTACTAGAAAAAATTAAAGAAATAATACGTGAAGGAAACGTAACTAAAATAATTGTAAAATCAAAAAAAAAGGTTATGCTGGAAATTCCAGTAACTGTCGGTGCAGTTGGAGTGATTTTAGCACCATATGCAGCAGCGATAGGAGCTATAGCCATGTTGGTGACGGACTGCACATTAGAAATTGAAAAAGAACATTAG
- the recO gene encoding DNA repair protein RecO yields MLINTKALVLKSVPFKESDLIVTLFTERLGKTTVLVKGAKKMKSRLSHSIQVFTIGHYTFYKKNNNLPILRQGDVVLAHKNPSLNFGILSASYYVCEFINFFMPENEPNPKFFNLAAKTMHLLTSRSKEALLILAGFKIKSMALMGYAPCLTECVLCGQSKDDYIFSISQGGLVCDGCLPHKNKFITKRQRFLMLLLLRTTFEEILKADIQEKEIKQMNIIFNKYIQYYSDGHIFKSEQVFQKI; encoded by the coding sequence ATGCTTATTAACACAAAAGCTTTAGTATTAAAGTCAGTACCTTTTAAAGAAAGTGATTTAATAGTTACCCTCTTTACAGAAAGACTTGGAAAAACTACTGTACTAGTTAAAGGTGCAAAAAAAATGAAAAGCCGACTTAGTCATAGTATCCAAGTCTTTACTATAGGGCACTATACATTTTATAAAAAAAATAATAATTTACCCATTTTAAGACAGGGAGATGTTGTGCTAGCCCATAAAAACCCCTCACTTAACTTTGGCATACTCTCTGCATCATACTATGTTTGTGAGTTTATCAATTTTTTCATGCCTGAAAATGAACCAAATCCTAAATTTTTTAATCTTGCCGCAAAGACCATGCATCTGTTAACAAGTAGAAGTAAAGAAGCACTGCTTATATTGGCTGGATTTAAAATTAAGTCTATGGCACTTATGGGTTATGCGCCCTGCCTGACAGAATGCGTTTTATGTGGTCAATCAAAAGATGACTATATATTTAGTATTTCTCAAGGTGGTCTTGTATGTGATGGCTGTTTACCCCATAAAAACAAGTTCATTACCAAAAGACAAAGATTTTTAATGTTGTTGTTATTAAGGACTACCTTTGAAGAAATATTAAAAGCTGACATACAAGAAAAAGAAATAAAACAAATGAATATAATATTCAATAAATATATTCAATATTACAGCGATGGTCATATCTTTAAAAGTGAGCAAGTATTCCAAAAAATTTAA